From Arachis hypogaea cultivar Tifrunner chromosome 3, arahy.Tifrunner.gnm2.J5K5, whole genome shotgun sequence:
gagacatttttcaaaaatagacaTAAAATTCTAATATgtgattaataatttaatattcaaTGCATGGGAAAGTTGGGTGTCCTATGAATCTTCTGGAaaacaaatatgaaaaaaaaaatttgcagcaGGATAAGAGATGTATTATATGCCTATCCAACTCTTAATCTTAAATTCTTAAATAGTCCACTATTATAAAATAGGGATTAGTTCTACAAGCATTTTAATATGGAGTAAAAACTATGATCCTATGTATTTTGAGTATACATgaagtatttttcgaaaatttgagtctttttaatttttacgGTCAAAATTTATATGGATAACAATTTCTAatttattctctattttattttatatactaaCTGTATAAATAATTTTGTACAATTATTCAATTAGATtcataaattttgataaattttaaataataaatttaaaattaatatttttcatgTGAAAATAAATTAATGATTACTTGTATAAAATTCTTTTATGTTACATAAATATTAAACTACTAAAATGATATTTGAAAAGTCACATCGACAATAGATAAACTGATAAACTGATAAACttatgaaatattttaaaagatgaaaaaaaataactatatataatatatatattaaaaaaagatttaaatattatattttgatgtaatttttaagtataaaataaaatatttttgtctttaaaatttgataattttatactaaataagtaaaaaaaattataaaatttaatttttttatatactttttaaatagttattcaaACATCAccataaaaatttgaataaaatacataaattcatttgctaaatacaattttttaactatttataagaatataatatttaataattatttttattatattttactattttaaaatcatttaaaaaattgtttctctctctttatcttcaaaaattatttttatcaataacataaattttagTATCTTTTTAGTACTTTACCATTTTACccttacataaaaattaaattatttaaaaaaaaaacataagaaaaagaagataacagTGATCACTAAGCAGCCAGCGGCCCCTAGTCTTGGGGTCAAGGGATGGAGTTGCAAAGTCAACAGTTCTGTGTCTTGAGAACAAAAACGGTGTCGGTTCGTCCTCTCTCTCATTTTCTCAGTTCCTCTGCTCATTTTTCCCTTTTGAGTTTTGAGGTAGCAAAACGACGTGCCGTTGGTTCCAAGTGAGGATGGCGAGCAGAGAGACGGTGAGAAAGGCAGAGGCTCTCGTAGAGAAAGCCATGAAAGGAAACGACGCTTCACACGATGCATCGCACGTTTGGAGGGTTCGTGATCTCGCTCTCTCCCTCGCCTCCGAGGAAGGCCTTTCTTCCAACCCTCACTCTCTCCAAATCGTAATCACTCTCTCATTCTCATTCTCATATAACTACTACTTTCACTTATTAATCACCACCATAACCATTCGCTTTCTCTTCtcgttaattaatttatttcagGTGGAGTTAGCGGCGCTGCTCCATGATATAGGTTTTTTACACTGTCTCTCTGCATCAAAATTAATCTCTTTCAAAATTACTCTATGCTTACTCGCAAATTTACTTCTTTGTTGATTGCTGCAGCTGATTACAAGTACTTGAGGTTCGTAATTTCGTTAACTGTATTCTTACCTTACATGTATCGCAATTTGaactttttctctgttttttgctCAATTGTCTTTTTATTGTTGAAGTCAATGCGCAATAATCCATATACTGGTTTTGCATAATTTCGAGGCTAATTTTAGCCAATTACCATTTCTCTGTATTTGTCCGTGCTTCAATTCTGCCATGTTTTCCTTTATTTTCAGATAATACCATAAATCAGTTGGTAAGAAATTTTTATTCCTGTAGTcttcaataaattttaatcacCAAATCAGTGTCTAATatcagaattttaaaaatttttagggtATGTTTGTTTTTATTAAATAACATAGAGACTGATTTGTTTAACATTTTACTCAAATTTGACAAGAGGATTGATTTGTCTAACAAAACAAAAGGCTACGGACTGTTTTAATGATTAAAATTTGTTGATGATTAAAGTGTTCGACTACAAGTTCCTAATTTGCGGTGTAACTCTTATTTTTATGTACACTTATGATATAGGGATCCGTCTGAGGAaaaaattgttgagaatttccTCGAAGAAGAGGGAATCCAGGAGACTATCAAGTCTAAGATTTTGAAGATCATCAAAGGAATGGGTTAGTTAATCAACATCCACCTTCCTTTTGGCTCAAGTTAATATATCTGATTTCAGGGTAATATTAGAAAAAACAGATTATATGTTTTTGCAGTCTCTTCCATTATCCAAACATAGCCTAATGTTTCTGTGTATTCTTCATAGTAGCCCTGAGCTGCATCATGTTACATTTCCATGTGTATTGGTTGTAAAATTTGCATTATGGGCACTGCGTTCTCCACTGCCAGGTTTCAAGGACGAGGTTACAGGAAATGGCAGTACCGA
This genomic window contains:
- the LOC112789199 gene encoding uncharacterized protein; its protein translation is MASRETVRKAEALVEKAMKGNDASHDASHVWRVRDLALSLASEEGLSSNPHSLQIVELAALLHDIADYKYLRDPSEEKIVENFLEEEGIQETIKSKILKIIKGMGFKDEVTGNGSTEWFPEFGVVQDADRLDAIGAIGIARCFTFGGSRNRVLHDPAILPRTDLSKEQYMKKEEQTTINHFHEKLLKLKDMMKTKAGKRRAEGRHKFMEEFVKEFYDEWNGVS